DNA from Mucilaginibacter mallensis:
TCTCAATATCAGGAACTCTTTGGGGTGTCTAAGCGCACCGCATCGAATGATCTCAAAATACTGACTGAAAAGAAATTACTGTTAAAGATGGGAACCACAGGAAAGGGTACATATTACACGTTGTATTGGGGCAATAAAGGGGCAAAAGAAACCTTATAGGGGCAATATAGGGGCAATTGCCACATCGCCAGCGAGTATAGTTACAAAGTAACCATGACTAAAAAAGTCCGATTTAGTTTTTTAGCACCTGATACCATTGCTATCAGATCATGCTTCGCTACCGTCCCAATCCTCACGAGCTTCCAAATCCATGATTTAAAGTTCGATACATTTATCACTATTAAAAAATAGATTTTCACTCTGTTGAACATATCCAAGTTGATTAGTCAACATTTTTGTGTGACCTATTTTAAATTCAGGAATATTCCGGTGGTGATGTCCATAAATCCAATAATCCGGCGTGGTATCCAAAATCAAATCATCTAGCACGGTTGCAAAAGCTTCGTTTAAATAGTCGCTTTTATATTCAGGCGGATAATGTTTAAAAGTAGGGAGATGATGTGTGACCACTACTTTTTTGCCCCTTGTATCTGCTTCTAAAGCATCGCGCAGAAACGTAAGACATTTTTCGTGAAAGTCATTATAATCGGGAATTTGAAAGCGTTTCCTATTATAACTAATTTGATAAAAATCATTCAAGCCACGTTCTATCCGCCAACCATTTAACAGGCTGATGGAAGACCACAACGTAGAGAATATCAGCTGATTTGTGCCAAAATTTTTAACTGCGTTATTTACCAGATATACATTATTTCTGATTTTTTCTTCAAATGAACCCGATCTATTTGAAATATCGCTTTGATAATATTCGTGGTTTCCAGGTATCCAATACGTTTCCTTAAAATGATCACTGATATAATTAAAAAAGTCTTTTTGCCTGTCTATCCTAGTAAACAAAGTAACATCGCCAGCCAATATCAAAATGTCGCCTATAGGCTTAATGGGGTTAGCTTTTATATAGGCTTCATTTTGGGGAAACTCTAAATGAAGATCGGAGCAGTACTGTAAAATCATGACGTTTCAAAAATAGAAAAAGAGACTTTAAAACCATTATACAGGCCAATTATTTGACGTAACTTTTTAAATTCGCTTATTTGTATCGTTTATAAATTGGAATGATATTAAAATAAATTGACATAGAAATTACCATTACAATAATTCTAACCGGGCTTTATTTATTGATTTTTTTATATTTGCAATATAATTTGCTGCCCGCAAGATAGCAAACTTAATAAAGTTTGTTTTTGGGCCTTACAGAAAAGATCGGCTGTGATACGGCCAAAACCTTATCTTCTGTATTGTTTCGTGACCTGACTCCGAAGCAATTTTTTCAATATTTTGCCTCAATTAACCCCTTTTATTTTGTTGTGGAGATTATGATGAATGAGACCACACCATTTCGGCGCAAGCTGACCCACTGTTTCGGGGCAAACTGACCATGGTATTTCGGGGCAAACTGACCCACCAAAACTCGTAGCAAATGCTGTAGAAGCAACCATCTTTTGAGGGCAAAAGACCCGTTCTAAGATGGCCAATTTGACAATCAGCATGAGTAAGATTAGAAAGATTTTAAGGATGAACAGCCAGGGTCGCAGCACGCGATTTATAGCTGCCCAGATTGATTCATCCCGGAATACCGTAAGAAAGTACCTGGCCGTCCTTAAGAAGAGCGGCTTTACCTTTGAAGAAGTTAATAGCCTGAATGATAAGGAACTGGAAGATATTTTCGGCAAGACCAGGGAAAACAACCAGCCAAGCAGCCGTATGCAATCCATGCTGCGCTGCTTTCCGCACGTCGATAAAGAGCTCAAAAAGACCGGTATGAACCGGCAACTCCTGTGGGAAGCCTATATCAAAGAGTTTCCTGACGGCTATAAGTACACCCAGTTTTGCACGTATTACAACCAATGGAAGACCAGGGTCAACCCGACCATGCACATGGATCACAAGGCCGGAGACAAGCTATACGTTGATTTTGCGGGTGAAAAGATGAGCTATACGGACAAGGAAACCGGTGAAGTCATTGAAGTAGAAGTCTTTGTAGCAATCCTTGGGGCCAGTCAGCTCACCTATGTAGAGGCTGTTATGAGCCAGCAAAAGGAAGACTTTATCGCAGCCTGCGAGAATACCCTGCACTTTATCGGCGGCGTTCCTGCCGCCATTGTACCGGATAACCTGAAGGCGGCTGTAACCAAAAGCAGCCGCTATGAACCAACCCTTAACGAAACATTTGAAGACTTCGCCGACCATTATGGGACTACCATTCTACCAGCGCGGGCGTACCGCCCGCGTGACAAGGCATTAGTAGAAGGTGCCGTTAAGATCATTTATACCAAGGTATACGCCCCTTTAAACAAGCATGTCTACCATTCTTTAACAGAACTCAATACAGCGATCTGGCAGGCCCTGGAAGTCCATAACAGCCAGTTGCTTAAGGGTCGCAATTATAGCAGGATACTACAGTTTGAAGAGATCGAGCGTGGGGCCCTGGCACCGCTACCTGTCCTGCGTTACCAGTTCAAAAAACACTTTTATGCCAGGGTGATCAAGAATGGCCATGTCAATCTCGGCCCTGATAAACACTATTACAGTGTGCCTTATCGCTTCATCGGCAAGCGGGTTAAGCTATTATACTCCCGCACTATTGTAGAGATCTACTCCAATTATGAGCGTATCGCTTTGCACCCGCGCGAAAAGAACCCCTATGGTTATACTACTGACAAAGAACACATGGCCAGCGCTCACCGCTTTAAAAGTGACTGGACACCAGATATGTTCCTCAATTGGGCGGCCTCCATTCATGAGGATGTCAGGCTATATATCCTTCAGATACTGGAGCGTAAACAACACCCCGAACAGGCTTACAAATCCTGCCTGGGGGTACTTGGCTTTGCAAAAAAAGCAGGGAATGACCGGTTAATAATGGCCTGTCAGCGAGGGCTCAGTTATGGCCTTTATAGCTATAAAACGATACAAACCATATTGGAAAACAAGATGGACAACTATGAGGAAAGCATATTTGCCGATGAGCTACCCATGCCTGATCATGGTAATATCCGGGGAAAAGACTATTACAAATAACCATTTAAAACAACAATAACATGAACACAAGCACCTTAGACAAACTGCGGAAGATGAAGTTCTTCGGCATGTTCCATGCCTTTAAAAGCAGTATGGAAACCGGTAAAACAAACGATTACACGGCAGATGAACTACTGGCCCACCTGGTAGATGCAGAATGGGACGACCGGCAGAACAGGCGTATCGAACGCACGATCCTATATGCCCGGTTCCGCTATAAAGCTTCAATTGAAGATGTTCATTATCATGCCGACCGAAGTATCGACCGCAACCAGATCATGCGCCTGGCAGATTGTACGTTTGTTGACCGCTTCGAGAACCTGCTGATCACCGGCAGTACCGGTATCGGTAAAAGCTATATTGCTTCTGCTGTGGGCTACCAGGCCTGTGTATTGGGCTACCGGGTATTGTACACCAGTACACCCAAACTGTTCGCTAAACTGAAGATGGCCAAGGCGGACGGCTCCTACATGAAAGAGCTGGCTAAGATCGAAAGACAGCAATTGCTCATACTCGACGACTTTGGTATCCAGCCTTTTGATGCACAAAGCAGGGCTGCGCTAATGGAGATCATTGAGGACAGGCACGGTAAGACCTCGCTGATCATCACTTCGCAGTTGCCAGTGAGCAAATGGTTTGAAGTGATCGGTGAAAAAACGGTTGCTGATGCGATCCTTGACCGGATCGTTCATGATGCACACCGCATCGAGTTAAAGGGAGAATCTATGAGAAGAAAACGTAATGTTGAACCAGAAAACAGCCATTAATGAAATTACCTTTTAAATAACTATTTTTGTACATGCTTTTATAGCATTTGCTGCAACCCAAAAGTCAGCTAACCCCTGGGTCAATTTGGCCCGAAACAGGGTGGTCAACATCTCCATAATATACACTTATAATTGATGATGTTAACTATTCTATCTTGTATTTCGTATTCTGGCAATTCTTTGTCCTTTAGTATAAGGAGAATATCAAAGTCGCTTATATATTCATATAAAATCCCATCTTTTGTATGGGTATCCTCCTGATAGGTTCCTTTTGCATAACTTCCATACAAAATTATCTTCTCTGGCAAAACGATATTCCTGATTACTTCTATTATCTTGTAAATTTGTTCTTGCTTAGTTTCGGGAAGATGAGCAATAGAAGTTTTCATTCGGAAAATGTATAAGTCCAAATATACAAAAAAGTCCCAGCGTCGTCATTGCAGGGACTTTTTGTATACACTTCATTGTCTATGATTATAGCTTTTTATTTCTTCAATAAAAAAGCTTAGCAAGCTTAGCAATAAATTCAACAGTAGGAACTGCACCTTTTGAGCATCAATCCGGCACCAATATAAAGGGGAAAACCCGAGTCAGCATCTCATCGAACCGTCAAATGAAAAGATTGATCCACATGGTACATATAATCCAGAATTAAGGGTCTATTACAAAAGAAGAGTAAGTGAAGGCAAAAATAAAATGAGTACCCTAAATATTATACGAAATAAGCTTATTGCCCGAATATTTGCAGTGGTTAACCGAGGAACCGTTTATGTGGGTCTGATGAAATATGCAGCTTAGGGCTTATCATCTTAACTCTTAAACAACTCACCTTATTTTGGACGGGTTCTGTCAAGCGAAGGGCGGGCTTGTGCGGCTGCGCTATTCATACACCCTTGACGGTTCCTGTCAAAATGAGAATTTTGTGTATAGATAGGATGAAAAATAACACTTGACAAAGTCTTAGAATACGGGCAAGCCACTAAAAAACAAAACACAATTGCCCGCTTGTGTAGCCTTTTTATCCGGGGCTATCTTTGCTTTACTAGTGAATGAGAATGCACAAAAAGGAGAATTCTGCTATGTGAAATCTCAATAAAGCATTTGTCCTTATATCTGATATATTTTCAATCTTTTAGCCTTTATTGATAGTTTGAAACATTCTGCATTAAGACTGAAATCTAAATGCGTTTTATAAAAATTTTTCATCCAATTAAGTTGCCAGTCATTGACATTGTAATGGTTAAATCTTAAGTCTGATAATTTAGCTATTACGCAGAAACCACCTTTCGCCGGTAGGCTATGAATGTTCCAAGCACCTGTTTCTAATACATCAAAATTATTATTTTTAATAATATGCTTTGGTCCCCAAAGTGAGGTGTCAATGTTGTCTATACATTTCACAATATGTGTGACAGATTTATCCAAATTATTGAAGCGATCATCAAACTTTTTCTGGAGCAGTAAAATATCTCCAACGTTTCGGGCGTCAAATTTTTTAATCCATTGCATCAGTGATCCTTTACAGTAAATAAATTCATCTATATCGATAAATGCAGTCCATTCTGATCTTTGCCCAAAATTTTCAATGTAATGAATAATGCATTCCTTTTGACCAAATATTATATTTCCGTTTCCATCAGTGGGCTCCCATTTAATATAGGTGATCATGTTACCATATTTGGAAAGTATTTTACCTAATAATAAATCCAATTCGGCATCGGAAATAAAATTTGTTAATTGCTTAAAATCATATTTATACTTATTTATTCCAGGTGAACTTCCGTCATAGCCTTGTGATTTGGAATTATCATATAAGGTGAATTTTCGAATACCCAGTGCAGCATGGTAATCAATCCATTCCTCTAGGAATAAAATATTTTCACGGAGAATGAAAATGGTATGAATGCTAATAGTCACTTCTAATTAGTTAATTAACTTTTCACTTTTGCATTATAAAGCCAGGATATAAATACCCATCAGTCAATACATTAGTAATCACATTTATATATTACTTACTTATAATTTAGTACGGATGAATGTTCATTACTAATGAAATTTGCTTAGATGTTAATCGATTCCCTCCTGTAAAAGGTTTTTTTACGGGGGTAATTTATTCTCTCCTGAGGTTCAATTCAATTTTTAAATTCTGGTGATTATTTAGGTTTAACTTCGATCACACACAATAACAATTCACGGTAGATCATTAATAATTTGTCACTCATGGTTTTGCTATTAAATTCTTCTATAATAGTATTATAGGCATTGTTAGAAAGTCTTGCACCAATAGATTCATCATTAATTAGAGTGGTTATAGACTTCGTTAATGCATATATATCCAACCCGCTGGAATCTTTACCTTTAACCATCTTTATTTTTAAACATGACGTTTTATCATGTAGGATGTTTTTAAAGCCCTCAATATCACTGGCAATAATAGGCAGTCTATGGGCCATCATTTCTAAAGCAACAAAACTATTTTGCTCATTTAAAGAAGGAAGAACCCCGATATCCGCGATGTTATAAATATTCGACAATTCACTTTTATCGAGGTAGCCGGTAAATAAAACCCTCGACCATATATCACTGCAACGACTTAAAAACATATCAAAATTACCATTGCCAACTATAATCAACTTAGTATTCTGATGGACTTTTAATACATCATGAAACGCATCAATTAAAAATTCTAAACCTTTACCTTGATTTAGCCTTCCAACATATAAAAGTATTTTATCTTTGTGATTAAAACCTAGTTTTCTCCTCATTTTTTTCTTTTTAAGAGAGGAGACTTGCGGTAGTATATTTGCGTTAAGGCCATTATTAATAATGATTACCCTACTGGGGGGTATTTGGTAGATTTCAATGACAAATTTATAAGCGTCATCCGTGAGGCAAATAACTTTATCGGCAATTTCACATAGCTTTTTTTCTTCTAATAAAGAATCAATTTTATGACTTTCTTTGTTGTCTTGCCGGTTGTTCCATTCAAGAATAAATCGCTCATAGTCGTTTTTGTAAAAAAATCTCCATAACAGGATATGCATCGTATAAACTACAAGGGCAGCGCTGTAATCTTTAGCCACAACGCCAATATTTGTCTGCATTACAGAATTGAGATGTAAAACGAATTTTTCCGACTTTCCAGTATGGCGACTGATGATTGTATAAATTCCCCTTGCGAACAGTAAAGGAATATGAAACTCACTTCCAATATCTGAATTACCATTAATTGGAACCGGGATATGAATATGGCTAATAGAAGCCTTTTTTGTTCGAACCACGCTATTATAGAGCCTCGAATTAATATGAACATAATTAAAATCAATATCCTTATCCTTAAACTCAGGTATTAAGTTATTTACATAACTACCTATTCCATAACGTTGAGTTTTATCTGTAGTTTCAATAAAGTAAACTTTCATAGCAATATAAATTTTTAATTACCTACAAGTACCAGCCGGATTACAGCCAATTCCAAGTATTTATGTAATTGATTAATTGATCCCGGGAAGAGGTGACTATTCTAAGGTACTCCTGGTAATTTTTATTTGCAACTACACCGGGAGGAAAATGAGAGTTGATTCCTCTGGGATGATCTAGATGAAATAATAAACCTTTTGTTCTAAATATTTGATATTCGAGTTTGGCAACCCGTTGAAATCTTTCCTTATCATCCGGCCCCCAGCCGTACAGGTGTTCATTTTCTAAGCCACAAATTATATAAAATGATTTGCTTGCGCCAAATACAGCACCAATCGAGTTAGGAAAAAGTAAGGTTAAACATTCAACATTCGACTCCAATATTTGAATAGCATATGTTTTAATGAATAAATTCCTGAATATGCCCGACACATTAAAGAACTTTCCATCATAGGGATAGACCAGCGAATTCTTATTTTCTCGAATTAATGTTGCAGCTTCTTTGATCTGTTCTTTTGAAATAACAACATCAACATCATAAATAAAAAAATTAGTTGTTTTACAATTTTTTATTAGGTGATTTCTATATCTCGTGGTATGTAAGATCTTGTTATCATCTTTTATGAAATCATATGATATTTCAGAGGGTATCTGAAAATTTATTCTGGATATCGAGTCACATTCAATTAAATGAATTTGGGTGTTAAAATTTGTAAGCAAATAGGTTATAACTGCTGCTAAATTTTCTTGTCTTTCTCTCGAGTCAATGCGTACAAGCAATAGAAATGAAAAATCCATCAAGTCACATTTAGCGTTCCCCATTATACAGCCATTAAATAAATGTGTTCGTCCATAAAACTAGATTGAATGTTTCCCCCAAAAATCGCTATCCCGGCATTGGTTAAATCACTAAAAGAATAATTTGCTTGATGAACTTTATTAAAAAATTCATATTGGGTGCCTTTCAGCTCATTTTCATAATATTTGTAAATATCCTGCTTCGACTGTCTAAGAAACTTTTTATTTATATATCTAAATATTTGACTCTCTCGAAAAGCCAGGCTAGACAGTTGAACACCTTTTAATTCTAAGTTATTTAAAACACGAAAAATTTTATTTTTTAAATTATTGTCACATTTGATTTTTGCTATGTCAAAAACGGTAGATAGAAATAGAAGTTTCTCAACAGACATATCCTTTTCGTGTGATATTTGTTCAAATAAGTTTAAATCGATAACCTCATTTATTTTTTCAAGTGAATACCCTTCATAAATTTGCGCTTCATAATTGCGAAGCAATATTTTCAAGTATGCCGAAACAATTCCATAATTAATTGAATGCATGCCACTAATCTTAAGTTTTATTTCCTCAATAGCTATTATAAGATGCTCCGTTATTACCAGCATATCCCACTCTTGATCAGCAGTTGTCTTGTCCTTTAATCTTGCCTGGAGATAAAAGCATATGGATATTGAATCCAAAATAGAAATTTCTTTGGACTTATTTATTATTCCAATATAATCGAAAATGCGATTGTCTATAAACGTTAATATCTCATCCCTATCCGCTTCGAAAAAATCTTGTTCAATAAGTTTAATAATCCAAATTCCTATTCCTGTAATTCCATCAAAATAGTCCAGTGCTGGTGATATTTCCTTACCCGCTTCTTCAGCCAGTAATATTTCCAATAAAGCGAAAGCAAAATCCGCATATTCTTGTTTTGGTGAGTACCGCGAAAGCATAAAGAAATAAACGGCAATTCCCATCTTTCCACCATTTAAACTATTGTTTTCAACATAACACGAATTGACCAGAAATGCATTGGTAATCTTATCTAGTAGAGGTTTGTTTTGATAAGCAAATTTTGGCATCATAAATAGTTAATAATAAATAATCAGTAGGAATTTGGTGAAATACAGTTATACCTATAAGATATAGCTGTTTTCGTTAGTGATTAATATTTTCGAAGATGTTATTCATCAATCTTTTTAGTACAGTTTGATTTTGTGTTATAATGCCAGCATCACCCATCATACCATCCCTTAGTATTAATAATTTGCGCGTGTCTGTTAAATTGTTTGGATTAAAATCTACCTCTGCAATATATTCATCTTCATTGTCCGCACTATTAGTAATGTATTTTATTTTGCCATGGAATATGCCATATTCTTGATAAGGATAACTTCTCAATTTTATCATTACCTCCTGTTGTTCTTTGACTTCGTTCAAGCTAGCTTTTGGCACCAACATTTCACCAAAAAAGTCTTGCCCACCCTCATATATAAAAAACAAAACCTTATTAAGTACAAGCTCCTGATTTTTATGAATTATTCCCGCGTAGGTTAAATGTCCGGTTTGTGATGCCACAACGTTAATCATCCCGGTATCGCTTTTAATAACAGCAAGTATTTGTCCTTTTTTAACCTCTTGATTATTATCTACTAACAGTTTGGCCAATTTCCCATACTTTACTGCTACGATTGTATGAGGTAAAGTAAGTGAGCGGATTTTTAATGTGGTTTGGACAACGTCGGGATATTGTATTATTTCTGATACCGCTAAAATTAATACCAATACAGCAAAAAATAAAGTAATCCCCCAACGCAATAACCACGAAGGGGGAGCACTGATAATTTCTTGTATTTCTTCGATATGTTTTTGCTTGTTTTCCTGATCTACAATATCCATAATTATTCACAGAAGTAAATTATACACCGAGTTCTAATTGATTTTTCACCAATTTAAAATATTCTCCTCTTAAATTGGTAAGTTCATTATGAGAGCCCTCTTCAATGATTTTGCCTTTATCTAAAACGATAATATTATCGGCATTACTTACAGTACTCAGCCGATGCGCAACAACTACAACCGTTCTTCCTCTACAGAATTCTTTTAGATTATCCATTATTATTCGTTCATTATTCGCATCCAAAGCATTCGTTGCTTCATCAAAAAAAAGATAATGGGGATTTTTATAAACAGCCCTAGCAATTAACAATCGTTGCTTTTGCCCTTGGCTAATTCCACTACCCGCCGTACCGATTTTGGTTTGTAATCCAAAAGGCAATTCTTCAATAAAATCTCCGATGTTAGCAATCTTTATTGCTTGTTCTAATTTCTCTTTCTCGGGAAACTCATCACCCACGGCTATGTTGGCGGCAATACTATCTGCAAAAATAAATCCGTCCTGCAACACAGTTCCACATTGACTTCGCCAGAATTTAAAACTAAGCTGGTTTAATCTGGTTTCGCCTACTCTAATTTCACCTATTTCAGGTTCAAAAAACCTTAAAAGCATTTTAAGAACGGTAGTTTTACCACTACCGCTCATACCAACAATTGCTGTCGTTTTTCCTTCAGGAATATGTAAGTTGATATTTTCTAAAACAGGATCATTGCCGGCGCCTGGATAGCGAAAGGTAAGCCTGTGTATATTGATGCTTTTATTGGCTGGCATCACGCTTACCCAATTTCTATCCGGCGATTCCTCATCTTCAATGTCGTGGATTTCATTTAATCGTTCCAAACTAATTTTTGCATCTTGATAACCTTGTATAAGACCGAGCATTTGCTCTACAGGACTGTTTACCTGGCCAACAATATATTGAATTGCCATCATACCACCTAATGTGATTTGTCCGTCAATAACAGCTTTTACACTTAGAAAGGTTATTAATATATTTTTGCCCTGGTTAATAAACATTGAACCTGCTTGTTGGAATTGATCAAGAGCAAGACTCTTTACTTTAAATTTAAACAAGCTGGCTTGTACGTGTTCCCACCCCCAGCGTTTTTGCTGCTCACAGTTGTTTAATTTAATTTCTTGTATGCCGCTAACTAATTCAATAATTGTACTCTGATTAGCTGAAAAATAATCAAATTGCTTATAATTGAGGTTACGTCTCCGCTTGAGAAAAATCACTATCCATCCAGTATATAAAACCGTGCTTATTATTGAAACGCTAAAAATAACCAAATTGTAATATGCCAGTATAACGATGAATATAACTAGGTTAAAG
Protein-coding regions in this window:
- a CDS encoding metallophosphoesterase, whose translation is MILQYCSDLHLEFPQNEAYIKANPIKPIGDILILAGDVTLFTRIDRQKDFFNYISDHFKETYWIPGNHEYYQSDISNRSGSFEEKIRNNVYLVNNAVKNFGTNQLIFSTLWSSISLLNGWRIERGLNDFYQISYNRKRFQIPDYNDFHEKCLTFLRDALEADTRGKKVVVTHHLPTFKHYPPEYKSDYLNEAFATVLDDLILDTTPDYWIYGHHHRNIPEFKIGHTKMLTNQLGYVQQSENLFFNSDKCIEL
- the istA gene encoding IS21 family transposase gives rise to the protein MSKIRKILRMNSQGRSTRFIAAQIDSSRNTVRKYLAVLKKSGFTFEEVNSLNDKELEDIFGKTRENNQPSSRMQSMLRCFPHVDKELKKTGMNRQLLWEAYIKEFPDGYKYTQFCTYYNQWKTRVNPTMHMDHKAGDKLYVDFAGEKMSYTDKETGEVIEVEVFVAILGASQLTYVEAVMSQQKEDFIAACENTLHFIGGVPAAIVPDNLKAAVTKSSRYEPTLNETFEDFADHYGTTILPARAYRPRDKALVEGAVKIIYTKVYAPLNKHVYHSLTELNTAIWQALEVHNSQLLKGRNYSRILQFEEIERGALAPLPVLRYQFKKHFYARVIKNGHVNLGPDKHYYSVPYRFIGKRVKLLYSRTIVEIYSNYERIALHPREKNPYGYTTDKEHMASAHRFKSDWTPDMFLNWAASIHEDVRLYILQILERKQHPEQAYKSCLGVLGFAKKAGNDRLIMACQRGLSYGLYSYKTIQTILENKMDNYEESIFADELPMPDHGNIRGKDYYK
- the istB gene encoding IS21-like element helper ATPase IstB; amino-acid sequence: MNTSTLDKLRKMKFFGMFHAFKSSMETGKTNDYTADELLAHLVDAEWDDRQNRRIERTILYARFRYKASIEDVHYHADRSIDRNQIMRLADCTFVDRFENLLITGSTGIGKSYIASAVGYQACVLGYRVLYTSTPKLFAKLKMAKADGSYMKELAKIERQQLLILDDFGIQPFDAQSRAALMEIIEDRHGKTSLIITSQLPVSKWFEVIGEKTVADAILDRIVHDAHRIELKGESMRRKRNVEPENSH
- a CDS encoding nucleotidyltransferase domain-containing protein translates to MKTSIAHLPETKQEQIYKIIEVIRNIVLPEKIILYGSYAKGTYQEDTHTKDGILYEYISDFDILLILKDKELPEYEIQDRIVNIINYKCILWRC
- a CDS encoding glycosyltransferase family 92 protein, giving the protein MTISIHTIFILRENILFLEEWIDYHAALGIRKFTLYDNSKSQGYDGSSPGINKYKYDFKQLTNFISDAELDLLLGKILSKYGNMITYIKWEPTDGNGNIIFGQKECIIHYIENFGQRSEWTAFIDIDEFIYCKGSLMQWIKKFDARNVGDILLLQKKFDDRFNNLDKSVTHIVKCIDNIDTSLWGPKHIIKNNNFDVLETGAWNIHSLPAKGGFCVIAKLSDLRFNHYNVNDWQLNWMKNFYKTHLDFSLNAECFKLSIKAKRLKIYQI
- a CDS encoding glycosyltransferase, producing MKVYFIETTDKTQRYGIGSYVNNLIPEFKDKDIDFNYVHINSRLYNSVVRTKKASISHIHIPVPINGNSDIGSEFHIPLLFARGIYTIISRHTGKSEKFVLHLNSVMQTNIGVVAKDYSAALVVYTMHILLWRFFYKNDYERFILEWNNRQDNKESHKIDSLLEEKKLCEIADKVICLTDDAYKFVIEIYQIPPSRVIIINNGLNANILPQVSSLKKKKMRRKLGFNHKDKILLYVGRLNQGKGLEFLIDAFHDVLKVHQNTKLIIVGNGNFDMFLSRCSDIWSRVLFTGYLDKSELSNIYNIADIGVLPSLNEQNSFVALEMMAHRLPIIASDIEGFKNILHDKTSCLKIKMVKGKDSSGLDIYALTKSITTLINDESIGARLSNNAYNTIIEEFNSKTMSDKLLMIYRELLLCVIEVKPK
- a CDS encoding glycosyltransferase family protein, which produces MGNAKCDLMDFSFLLLVRIDSRERQENLAAVITYLLTNFNTQIHLIECDSISRINFQIPSEISYDFIKDDNKILHTTRYRNHLIKNCKTTNFFIYDVDVVISKEQIKEAATLIRENKNSLVYPYDGKFFNVSGIFRNLFIKTYAIQILESNVECLTLLFPNSIGAVFGASKSFYIICGLENEHLYGWGPDDKERFQRVAKLEYQIFRTKGLLFHLDHPRGINSHFPPGVVANKNYQEYLRIVTSSRDQLINYINTWNWL
- a CDS encoding biotin/lipoyl-containing protein, whose protein sequence is MDIVDQENKQKHIEEIQEIISAPPSWLLRWGITLFFAVLVLILAVSEIIQYPDVVQTTLKIRSLTLPHTIVAVKYGKLAKLLVDNNQEVKKGQILAVIKSDTGMINVVASQTGHLTYAGIIHKNQELVLNKVLFFIYEGGQDFFGEMLVPKASLNEVKEQQEVMIKLRSYPYQEYGIFHGKIKYITNSADNEDEYIAEVDFNPNNLTDTRKLLILRDGMMGDAGIITQNQTVLKRLMNNIFENINH
- a CDS encoding peptidase domain-containing ABC transporter; translation: MKFPYYKQQDKMDCGPTCLRMMAKYCGRNYSIQKLRTICKITRNGVNLLGLSEAAEQIGFRTIGVKLTIDQLKEVQLPCILHWRQNHFVILYKVKKDRFYIADPADGLITLSYQQFRKNWFSHKELHDGISLLLGTTPEFFEKDQEKRVKSNWWSVLRYFYVYKKLFIQLLIGLTVGSLLSLITPFLTQSLVDIGINTRNLNFVYLILIAQVMLFFGSTSVNFIRSWILLHVSSRINISILTDFLMKLMKLPLSYFETKTTGDIMQRMSDQQKIESFLTGTALNAVFSVFNLVIFIVILAYYNLVIFSVSIISTVLYTGWIVIFLKRRRNLNYKQFDYFSANQSTIIELVSGIQEIKLNNCEQQKRWGWEHVQASLFKFKVKSLALDQFQQAGSMFINQGKNILITFLSVKAVIDGQITLGGMMAIQYIVGQVNSPVEQMLGLIQGYQDAKISLERLNEIHDIEDEESPDRNWVSVMPANKSINIHRLTFRYPGAGNDPVLENINLHIPEGKTTAIVGMSGSGKTTVLKMLLRFFEPEIGEIRVGETRLNQLSFKFWRSQCGTVLQDGFIFADSIAANIAVGDEFPEKEKLEQAIKIANIGDFIEELPFGLQTKIGTAGSGISQGQKQRLLIARAVYKNPHYLFFDEATNALDANNERIIMDNLKEFCRGRTVVVVAHRLSTVSNADNIIVLDKGKIIEEGSHNELTNLRGEYFKLVKNQLELGV